From Brienomyrus brachyistius isolate T26 chromosome 21, BBRACH_0.4, whole genome shotgun sequence, the proteins below share one genomic window:
- the LOC125717096 gene encoding neuronal tyrosine-phosphorylated phosphoinositide-3-kinase adapter 2-like isoform X1, whose product MNVKDKEATQRFLQYVEDSGLIAYDSLVIQNASDIARESDRVRNETNWTYLQEKSEKKRTRESTERTRALVSEVRYTVKHFHMGFMTMPAPQDRLGLARGAGFSVRSQSLHSVGGSDEDTSPSSRKQPPPKPKRDPNTKLSISSETVNMGPSLGKPGKEGEKHEASRPCSEDFRRVPPPKPKRNPSTQLSTSFDESFIRNHGTSKASRAGQSCSQTHSPTRDSDEDEPVYIEMVGNILRDFQRDEEDEGEAVYEEMKYPASDDLGQDSRGEHLSTSPQCSTLTIPETEPTRIPAPFPNLLSHRPPLLVFPPAPAQCSPNSDESPLTPLEVTKLPMLENASYSKSPGTSDRELPATHTITASGRSSAPPLPSTLYKSSAHGYPRSHSACPSPVSMGRSLTPLSLKRPPPYEALTGGGLPRSASAVAAGGKAVSQEGSRLSSSGSHGSVQNVCRARTPTSPLDELTNLFTTGRNMLKKSSSSRKSKEPAEVEVKGRCHSTEPLPRHDTKDKSSHSTDSRRDSKDKISHGTDARRNSKDKISHGTDTRRDSKDKISHSTDTRRDSKDKISHSTDTRRDSKDKISHSTDTRRDSKDKISHSTDTRRDSKDKISHSTDTRRDSKDKISHGTDARRDSKDNINHSTDARRDSKDKISHSTDARRDSKDKINHSTEAHRDSKDRSSHSIDARWDSKDSKDKIGHGTDTRRDSKDKINHSTKAQRDSKDRTSHSTDTRRDSRDRNSHSMEALPRCDSKDINDSKDSSCHGTDSKHDTKDKSCHSLGGLSRPESKERANHNGGSMDNSRTHEWDGVPEQPAPATPSRLGQTSVSPTHMLGSSSSETKVISRLGRSASTPGVSPPTGTPQRQAPEPNSQQVPSLPWMCRDSTMLETIERKRVLCREIRARQRPDKSLSKQESLPVLPSWKKSAGAKTCSPPPYPAHTTVFWDTAI is encoded by the exons ATGAACGTGAAGGACAAGGAAGCTACTCAGAGATTCTTACAGTACGTTGAGGACAGTGGGCTGATTGCCTATGACAGTTTGGTCATCCAGAATGCCTCGGACATCGCTCGCGAAAGCGACCGCGTGAGGAATGAGACGAACTGGACATACCTTCAAGAGAAAAGTGAAAAGAAGAGGACACGAGAAAGCACTGAAAG GACCAGGGCACTGGTTTCAGAAGTCAGGTACACAGTGAAGCACTTCCACATGGGCTTCATGACTATGCCGGCACCCCAGGACCGGCTGGGCCTTGCCCGTGGGGCAGGCTTCTCCGTACGTTCCCAGTCCCTGCACTCGGTCGGAGGCAGCGATGAGGACACCAGCCCAAGCTCACGCAAGCAGCCACCCCCAAAGCCCAAAAGGGACCCTAACACCAAGCTCAGCATTTCTTCAGAGACGGTCAACATGGGGCCATCCTTGGGCAAACCAGGGAAAGAGGGTGAAAAACACGAGG CCTCACGGCCCTGCAGTGAAGACTTCAGGAGGGTCCCACCTCCCAAGCCTAAGAGGAACCCCAGCACCCAGCTGAGCACGTCGTTTGATGAGTCATTCATCAGGAACCATGGGACCAGCAAGGCTTCCAGAGCTGGACAGTCCTGCTCGCAGACCCACAGCCCAACGCGGGATTCAGATGAGGATGAGCCTGTTTACATCGAGATGGTCGGGAACATCCTAAGGGACTTTCAGCGGGATGAGGAGGATGAGGGCGAAGCGGTCTATGAGGAGATGAAATACCCAGCTTCTGACGACCTGGGTCAGGACTCCAGGGGTGAGCACCTGAGCACGTCGCCACAGTGCTCCACGCTCACCATCCCAGAAACGGAGCCGACACGCATCCCTGCCCCTTTccccaacctgctgagccaccgcCCCCCACTGCTTGTATTCCCGCCTGCCCCTGCCCAGTGCTCCCCCAACTCGGACGAATCGCCTCTGACACCCCTGGAGGTGACCAAGCTGCCCATGCTGGAGAACGCATCCTACAGCAAGTCTCCAGGAACCTCGGACAGGGAGCTTCCCGCCACACACACCATCACGGCCTCCGGCCGCTCCTCCGCCCCGCCCTTACCCTCCACCCTCTACAAGTCCTCCGCCCATGGCTACCCTCGCAGCCACTCGGcctgcccctcccctgtcaGCATGGGTCGCTCACTCACGCCGCTCAGCCTGAAGCGGCCGCCTCCTTACGAGGCGCTGACCGGGGGGGGACTACCCCGCAGCGCCTCCGCTGTGGCCGCCGGCGGGAAGGCGGTGTCCCAGGAGGGATCTCGGCTGTCCAGCTCTGGCTCCCATGGTTCTGTGCAGAACGTGTGCCGCGCTCGCACGCCCACTAGCCCGCTAGATGAGCTGACCAACCTGTTCACCACTGGGAGGAACATGCTGAAGAAGTCCTCCAGCAGCCGCAAGTCCAAGGAGCCAGCAGAGG TTGAAGTCAAGGGTAGATGCCACAGCACAGAGCCTCTTCCAAGACATGACACTAAGGACAAGAGCAGCCATAGCACTGACTCCAGGCGGGACAGCAAGGACAAGATCAGCCACGGCACTGACGCCAGGCGGAACAGCAAGGACAAGATCAGCCACGGCACTGACACCAGGCGGGACAGCAAAGATAAGATCAGCCACAGCACTGACACCAGGCGGGACAGCAAAGATAAGATCAGCCACAGCACTGACACCAGGCGGGACAGCAAAGATAAGATCAGCCACAGCACTGACACCAGGCGGGACAGCAAAGATAAGATCAGCCACAGCACTGACACCAGGCGGGACAGCAAAGATAAGATCAGCCACAGCACTGACACCAGGCGGGACAGCAAAGATAAGATCAGCCACGGCACTGACGCTAGGCGGGACAGCAAGGACAATATCAACCACAGCACTGATGCTAGGCGGGACAGCAAGGATAAGATCAGCCACAGCACTGACGCCAGGCGGGATAGCAAGGATAAGATCAACCACAGCACTGAAGCCCATCGGGACAGCAAGGACAGGAGCAGCCACAGCATTGACGCCAGGTGGGACAGCAAGGACAGCAAAGATAAGATAGGACATGGCACTGACACCAGACGGGACAGCAAGGATAAGATCAACCACAGCACTAAAGCCCAGCGGGACAGCAAGGACAGGACCAGCCACAGCACAGACACCAGGCGGGACAGCAGGGACAGGAACAGCCACAGTATGGAGGCCTTACCCAGGTGTGACAGCAAGGACATAAATGACAGCAAAGATAGCAGCTGTCATGGCACAGACTCTAAACATGACACCAAGGACAAGAGCTGTCATAGCCTGGGGGGGTTGTCCAGGCCAGAGAGCAAGGAGAGGGCCAATCATAATGGAGGAAGTATGGACAACTCTAGAACCCATGAATGGGATGGGGTGCCTGAACAACCAGCCCCTGCCACGCCCTCTCGACTAGGACAAACTTCTGTCAGTCCCACACACATGCTAGGGAGCAGCAGCTCAG AAACGAAGGTCATTTCTAGGCTGGGCCGCTCTGCCTCCACGCCAGGCGTATCACCCCCCACAGGGACGCCCCAACGCCAGGCACCCGAGCCGAATAGCCAG CAGGTGCCATCATTACCGTGGATGTGCAGGGATAGCACCATGCTGGAGACCATAGAGAGGAAACGTGTCCTGTGCAGGGAGATCCGGGCTCGACAGCGGCCCGACAAGAGCCTCAGTAAGCAGGAGAGTCTGCCCGTGTTGCCCAGCTGGAAGAAGAGCGCCGGGGCCAAGACGTGCAGCCCACCCCCATACCCGGCTCATACCACTGTCTTCTGGGACACTGCCATCTGA
- the LOC125717096 gene encoding neuronal tyrosine-phosphorylated phosphoinositide-3-kinase adapter 2-like isoform X2, whose translation MNVKDKEATQRFLQYVEDSGLIAYDSLVIQNASDIARESDRVRNETNWTYLQEKSEKKRTRESTERTRALVSEVRYTVKHFHMGFMTMPAPQDRLGLARGAGFSVRSQSLHSVGGSDEDTSPSSRKQPPPKPKRDPNTKLSISSETVNMGPSLGKPGKEGEKHEASRPCSEDFRRVPPPKPKRNPSTQLSTSFDESFIRNHGTSKASRAGQSCSQTHSPTRDSDEDEPVYIEMVGNILRDFQRDEEDEGEAVYEEMKYPASDDLGQDSRGEHLSTSPQCSTLTIPETEPTRIPAPFPNLLSHRPPLLVFPPAPAQCSPNSDESPLTPLEVTKLPMLENASYSKSPGTSDRELPATHTITASGRSSAPPLPSTLYKSSAHGYPRSHSACPSPVSMGRSLTPLSLKRPPPYEALTGGGLPRSASAVAAGGKAVSQEGSRLSSSGSHGSVQNVCRARTPTSPLDELTNLFTTGRNMLKKSSSSRKSKEPAEVEVKGRCHSTEPLPRHDTKDKSSHSTDSRRDSKDKISHGTDARRNSKDKISHGTDTRRDSKDKISHSTDTRRDSKDKISHSTDTRRDSKDKISHSTDTRRDSKDKISHSTDTRRDSKDKISHSTDTRRDSKDKISHGTDARRDSKDNINHSTDARRDSKDKISHSTDARRDSKDKINHSTEAHRDSKDRSSHSIDARWDSKDSKDKIGHGTDTRRDSKDKINHSTKAQRDSKDRTSHSTDTRRDSRDRNSHSMEALPRCDSKDINDSKDSSCHGTDSKHDTKDKSCHSLGGLSRPESKERANHNGGSMDNSRTHEWDGVPEQPAPATPSRLGQTSVSPTHMLGSSSSETKVISRLGRSASTPGVSPPTGTPQRQAPEPNSQVPSLPWMCRDSTMLETIERKRVLCREIRARQRPDKSLSKQESLPVLPSWKKSAGAKTCSPPPYPAHTTVFWDTAI comes from the exons ATGAACGTGAAGGACAAGGAAGCTACTCAGAGATTCTTACAGTACGTTGAGGACAGTGGGCTGATTGCCTATGACAGTTTGGTCATCCAGAATGCCTCGGACATCGCTCGCGAAAGCGACCGCGTGAGGAATGAGACGAACTGGACATACCTTCAAGAGAAAAGTGAAAAGAAGAGGACACGAGAAAGCACTGAAAG GACCAGGGCACTGGTTTCAGAAGTCAGGTACACAGTGAAGCACTTCCACATGGGCTTCATGACTATGCCGGCACCCCAGGACCGGCTGGGCCTTGCCCGTGGGGCAGGCTTCTCCGTACGTTCCCAGTCCCTGCACTCGGTCGGAGGCAGCGATGAGGACACCAGCCCAAGCTCACGCAAGCAGCCACCCCCAAAGCCCAAAAGGGACCCTAACACCAAGCTCAGCATTTCTTCAGAGACGGTCAACATGGGGCCATCCTTGGGCAAACCAGGGAAAGAGGGTGAAAAACACGAGG CCTCACGGCCCTGCAGTGAAGACTTCAGGAGGGTCCCACCTCCCAAGCCTAAGAGGAACCCCAGCACCCAGCTGAGCACGTCGTTTGATGAGTCATTCATCAGGAACCATGGGACCAGCAAGGCTTCCAGAGCTGGACAGTCCTGCTCGCAGACCCACAGCCCAACGCGGGATTCAGATGAGGATGAGCCTGTTTACATCGAGATGGTCGGGAACATCCTAAGGGACTTTCAGCGGGATGAGGAGGATGAGGGCGAAGCGGTCTATGAGGAGATGAAATACCCAGCTTCTGACGACCTGGGTCAGGACTCCAGGGGTGAGCACCTGAGCACGTCGCCACAGTGCTCCACGCTCACCATCCCAGAAACGGAGCCGACACGCATCCCTGCCCCTTTccccaacctgctgagccaccgcCCCCCACTGCTTGTATTCCCGCCTGCCCCTGCCCAGTGCTCCCCCAACTCGGACGAATCGCCTCTGACACCCCTGGAGGTGACCAAGCTGCCCATGCTGGAGAACGCATCCTACAGCAAGTCTCCAGGAACCTCGGACAGGGAGCTTCCCGCCACACACACCATCACGGCCTCCGGCCGCTCCTCCGCCCCGCCCTTACCCTCCACCCTCTACAAGTCCTCCGCCCATGGCTACCCTCGCAGCCACTCGGcctgcccctcccctgtcaGCATGGGTCGCTCACTCACGCCGCTCAGCCTGAAGCGGCCGCCTCCTTACGAGGCGCTGACCGGGGGGGGACTACCCCGCAGCGCCTCCGCTGTGGCCGCCGGCGGGAAGGCGGTGTCCCAGGAGGGATCTCGGCTGTCCAGCTCTGGCTCCCATGGTTCTGTGCAGAACGTGTGCCGCGCTCGCACGCCCACTAGCCCGCTAGATGAGCTGACCAACCTGTTCACCACTGGGAGGAACATGCTGAAGAAGTCCTCCAGCAGCCGCAAGTCCAAGGAGCCAGCAGAGG TTGAAGTCAAGGGTAGATGCCACAGCACAGAGCCTCTTCCAAGACATGACACTAAGGACAAGAGCAGCCATAGCACTGACTCCAGGCGGGACAGCAAGGACAAGATCAGCCACGGCACTGACGCCAGGCGGAACAGCAAGGACAAGATCAGCCACGGCACTGACACCAGGCGGGACAGCAAAGATAAGATCAGCCACAGCACTGACACCAGGCGGGACAGCAAAGATAAGATCAGCCACAGCACTGACACCAGGCGGGACAGCAAAGATAAGATCAGCCACAGCACTGACACCAGGCGGGACAGCAAAGATAAGATCAGCCACAGCACTGACACCAGGCGGGACAGCAAAGATAAGATCAGCCACAGCACTGACACCAGGCGGGACAGCAAAGATAAGATCAGCCACGGCACTGACGCTAGGCGGGACAGCAAGGACAATATCAACCACAGCACTGATGCTAGGCGGGACAGCAAGGATAAGATCAGCCACAGCACTGACGCCAGGCGGGATAGCAAGGATAAGATCAACCACAGCACTGAAGCCCATCGGGACAGCAAGGACAGGAGCAGCCACAGCATTGACGCCAGGTGGGACAGCAAGGACAGCAAAGATAAGATAGGACATGGCACTGACACCAGACGGGACAGCAAGGATAAGATCAACCACAGCACTAAAGCCCAGCGGGACAGCAAGGACAGGACCAGCCACAGCACAGACACCAGGCGGGACAGCAGGGACAGGAACAGCCACAGTATGGAGGCCTTACCCAGGTGTGACAGCAAGGACATAAATGACAGCAAAGATAGCAGCTGTCATGGCACAGACTCTAAACATGACACCAAGGACAAGAGCTGTCATAGCCTGGGGGGGTTGTCCAGGCCAGAGAGCAAGGAGAGGGCCAATCATAATGGAGGAAGTATGGACAACTCTAGAACCCATGAATGGGATGGGGTGCCTGAACAACCAGCCCCTGCCACGCCCTCTCGACTAGGACAAACTTCTGTCAGTCCCACACACATGCTAGGGAGCAGCAGCTCAG AAACGAAGGTCATTTCTAGGCTGGGCCGCTCTGCCTCCACGCCAGGCGTATCACCCCCCACAGGGACGCCCCAACGCCAGGCACCCGAGCCGAATAGCCAG GTGCCATCATTACCGTGGATGTGCAGGGATAGCACCATGCTGGAGACCATAGAGAGGAAACGTGTCCTGTGCAGGGAGATCCGGGCTCGACAGCGGCCCGACAAGAGCCTCAGTAAGCAGGAGAGTCTGCCCGTGTTGCCCAGCTGGAAGAAGAGCGCCGGGGCCAAGACGTGCAGCCCACCCCCATACCCGGCTCATACCACTGTCTTCTGGGACACTGCCATCTGA